Proteins from a genomic interval of Rosa chinensis cultivar Old Blush chromosome 2, RchiOBHm-V2, whole genome shotgun sequence:
- the LOC121051881 gene encoding mulatexin-like codes for MIMVFRTLFFLFFAIFLVITKVSAYEFENENAKKPKALIHGNVQTPPLPVNKVYDDEKTNLQNFIDWIWNTIPKPKPETPPNPTPKVPQNPMPNVPPPSKKAPPPPPEKEGEDVGKTIKPAPYHQDFQPPPNFTPLRPRAISLNDCLSVACRNRPREHA; via the exons ATGATAATGGTCTTCAGAACTctgttcttcctcttctttgcaattttcttagttattacAAAG GTTTCAGCTTATGAGTTTGAGAACGAAAATGCCAAGAAGCCGAAG GCATTGATTCATGGCAACGTGCAAACTCCACCACTTCCTGTAAACAAG GTTTACGATGACGAGAAAACTAATCTTCAGAATTTTATCGACTGGATCTGGAACACCATCCCTAAACCTAAGCCGGAGACGCCGCCAAATCCGACCCCGAAAGTGCCGCAAAATCCGATGCCAAATGTGCCACCACCTTCAAAAAAGGCACCCCCACCACCACcggagaaagaaggagaagacgTTGGTAAAA CAATCAAGCCCGCCCCCTACCATCAAGACTTCCAGCCGCCACCCAATTTTACACCATTAAGGCCCCGAGCTATATCTTTAAATG ATTGCCTGAGTGTAGCATGCAGAAACCGTCCAAGGGAGCATGCATGA